A DNA window from Halichondria panicea chromosome 16, odHalPani1.1, whole genome shotgun sequence contains the following coding sequences:
- the LOC135349631 gene encoding pericentriolar material 1 protein-like isoform X4, with protein sequence MSEDSYSGRVHISSSVPRTRFTAKTSRSEREGIENLRTKMTFSDHSTESSARSTPRKKQSNLPLEGIVSPRGHTSLPSYVLDAGRDDGASEGELTNSVTVQDILVKLDSVKNYLKEAESLQKQLQDKVSEPGASAQVEKLNKLIRELRQQETSYLAVLLRIIDRGETFSQLNTTQEESGSEISEDEDSLEGDEALSLSLRAELQQQKSEELTTEQEEELRVLRQQQQMLRDLIQQQEKIKELEGKQAELLRRRNMAQKELVDAEAKTQEYRHLTEASAMMSEGKPLANEQPDKPPEDDQQENEEETRSREALLKKIATLKERKEKLEGLMDSFAQVQLEDPEATPEGSSEESDSGDGEGDTSVEQAEEASGTSEFVNPSEGLADAELEAKLRKAADARQKLKELRLTIDSLKEATGMTPDDRGESAVRRSDGGASVDEGDTTLDATLEEREGDLDRSLVVDYQQRLVQKRQEVAQLQKQKDDLLQMQERILTMQEEYLDPDDCAPSQQSAEGEGLPLLLAQELEKQQQLYDEIMAKTEKLKNLRVQYQEEVAKTSEHDTYSLTSSTRLLTEADLTTATWGGSTVQSDESSDNDSDSSGGDPPQQTIGASVSVQTGDVVPDEQLPFSVTRHTPRRNPARRTLSDTGDTPKSADKRRKLETEEHSRGATSKGAGSKYNGPSAVWPGVIFPTQRRPAPTRDSSSQTPNHAPTNHGAANFPPPEPTAGATMMPPGDNMNPQFGFMSNMCSELLRGQNQLIGALCHKMDLDSSINILSNYHRELDGYYRHMCQAHARLEQAAPQSEAEEPIDAQPPPETSSLPPDEPRPSQYGYQQQQPGVTDHLSSGGSSLLRPPPPMPMVMSQSPYPPRPVYQPGWYHNPSPMAFSFSPHFSSQFGTNGMSPFQGWPHFGSTGYSPQVVPPHNVQQNPSTFHPGATNDGTHAEFPEINFRDLLLNSPSGITSASVQVQAPSTPPPSAPPSVKSLNSNNNNTTQLRVPTTTVGSSNYAEGMPTNSEREGGNKDQDEESISSMPFSAPDDTEVAQSSSEVLVEGGAGFSVFDALRDTIYSEVATLIANNENRPHYLVELFRELQLVNSDYLRQRALYNIQDLVTRFLTGEDEATPTHGPQIADSLEPTSSESEGTTEEEPPQPQPSELTSQVYDYVELAQSGSSLSTPPCPDQPFAADDLGDTVIRRDRALAKLVSGEEEGSPALQPPVVSPGPLVNEEGVLETSFEQEPPGNTFLDTKLLDEQIKDVMTEVIPILKANMAASCCPSLLDQIKNTVLDLVLKKEKERNPEFLETLTKQIDSTVTETLEKYRDKNFKDCGEDMLVDLSEVLFNELSFFNLMQDLRDHPQLSSDFRSVTSSQTTTENDDTGDETKAGPMDALLLQALTLQASRSLVDEEEALGKMRDDELAKTWDPSPQSDEEDITREEPPTASNITPEAIIDSPTEEPLSNPEAPITPPTTTPQPSVGVEGGASGEVADNIDPMPGIEHKETSSSAGDNTEATGGEDLPTPTKPTEGETNGDDVVAQVPSVEHDESGDIAPVGGIGTEGGAIQQHHASSPPSHSLVAIPQITLDVQLKSEQESIEGLPAIIASIEGQGQELAGTGEELPSNEQAEP encoded by the exons ATGAGTGAGGACTCGTATAGTGGGCGTGTCCACATATCCTCCTCTGTCCCCCGGACACGGTTCACAGCCAAGACCTCCCGCAGTGAAAGAGAAGGCATAGAAAACCTGCGGACCAAGATGACATTCAGTGATCATAGC ACTGAAAGCTCTGCACGATCCACCCCACGGAAGAAGCAATCCAATCTGCCACTGGAAGGGATCGTGTCTCCACGAGGCCACACCTCTCTACCTAGTTACGTTCTAGATGCCGGGAGGGACGACGGGGCATCAGAGGGCGAGCTCACCAATTCTGTCACTGTTCAGGACATACTAGTCAAACTGGACTCTGTCAAG AACTATTTAAAGGAAGCGGAGTCCTTGCAGAAGCAGCTGCAAGACAAGGTCTCTGAG CCTGGAGCTTCAGCTCAGGTGGAGAAGTTGAATAAACTGATTCGGGAGCTGAGACAACAGGAGACCTCCTACCTGGCAGTCCTGCTTAGGATCATA GACCGCGGAGAGACTTTCAGCCAGCTGAACACGACACAAGAGGAGAGTGGATCTGAGATCAGTGAGGACGAGGACAGTCTGGAGGGAGACGAGGCCCTCAGCCTCAGCCTCAGGGCAGAGCTACAACAGCAG AAGTCTGAGGAGCTGACCACTGAGCAGGAGGAGGAGTTAAGAGTGCTGAGACAGCAGCAGCAGATGCTCAGAGACCTTATTCAACAGCAGGAGAAG ATCAAAGAGCTTGAAGGGAAACAGGCAGAGCTTCTTCGTCGCAGAAATATGGCTCAGAAGGAGTTAGTTGATGCTGAAGCTAAG ACTCAAGAGTATCGGCATCTAACTGAGGCATCTGCTATGATGAGTGAGGGGAAACCCTTAGCTAACGAACAGCCTGACAAACCACCGGAAGATGATCAACAAGAAAATGAG gaggAGACAAGAAGTCGCGAGGCTCTCCTGAAGAAGATAGCCACTCTCAAAGAGCGTAAAGAGAAGCTAGAGGGACTGATGGATTCGTTTGCTCAAGTGCAACTAGAAGACCCCGAGGCCACACCTGAGGGCAGCAGTGAGGAGAGTGACTCGGGTGATGGGGAGGGGGACACCAGCGTGGAGCAAGCAGAGGAAGCGAGTGGAACTAGTGAGTTTGTAAATCCCAGTGAAGGTCTTGCTGACGCTGAGCTGGAAGCCAAACTAAG GAAAGCTGCTGATGCCAGGCAAAAGCTGAAGGAGTTGAGACTGACAATAGACAGCCTCAAAGAAGCA ACTGGGATGACTCCTGATGATAGGGGTGAGTCTGCTGTTAGGAGGTCTGATGGTGGGGCTAGTGTGGACGAGGGAGACACCACTCTGGACGCTACCCTCGAGGAAAgagaag GAGACCTAGACCGCAGTCTGGTGGTGGACTATCAGCAGAGGCTGGTTCAGAAGAGACAGGAGGTGGCTCAGCTACAAAAGCAGAAAGATGACCTCCTCCAAATGCAAGAGAGGATACTGACCATGCAAGAAGAGTACTTA GATCCAGATGACTGTGCCCCCTCCCAGCAGTCAGCCGAGGGGGAGGGATTGCCTCTCCTCTTAGCCCAGGAGCTGGAGAAGCAGCAGCAACTTTACGATGAGATCATGGCAAAGACAGAGAAACTCAAGAACTTGCGTGTG CAATATCAGGAGGAGGTTGCCAAGACTTCTGAGCATGACACCTACTCCTTGAC GAGCTCCACAAGATTGCTCACTGAAGC TGACCTGACAACAGCAACGTGGGGGGGCTCCACTGTCCAGAGTGATGAGAGCAGCGACAATGACTCGGACAGCTCTGGAGGAGATCCTCCTCAACAAACAATAG GTGCCAGCGTGTCTGTGCAGACAGGAGATGTTGTTCCGGATGAGCAGCTCCCGTTTAGCGTCACACGCCACACCCCTAGACGTAACCCCGCTAGACGCACCCTCTCCGACACGGGGGACACTCCCAAGAGTGCCGACAAGAGGAGGAAGTTGGAGACAGAGGAGCACAGTAGGGGGGCCACCAGCAAGGGTGCcg GGTCAAAGTATAATGGGCCCAGTGCCGTGTGGCCTGGTGTTATCTTCCCCACTCAAAGGAGACCTGCTCCTACTAGAGACAGCTCTTCCCAGACACCCAATCACGCTCCAACTAACCACGGTGCCGCTAACTTCCCGCCCCCTGAACCGACAGCTGGTGCAACAATGATGCCACCTGGAGACAACATGAATCCTCAGTTTGGATTCATGTCTAACATGTGCAGTGAGCTACTGCGAGGACAGAACCAACTCATTGGAGCTCTCTGTCATAAAATGGATCTCGACTCCAGCATAAACATACTCTCTAATTACCACAGGGAACTGGACGGTTACTATAGACACATGTGTCAAGCACACGCTAGG TTGGAGCAAGCAGCCCCTCAGTCCGAAGCAGAGGAGCCTATTGATGCCCAACCTCCGCCTGAGACCTCCTCCCTACCACCTGACGAACCTCGGCCTAGCCAGTATGGCTACCAACAGCAGCAGCCTGGCGTAACAGACCATCTCTCCAGCGGAGGCTCAAGTCTCCTCAGACCACCTCCCCCTATGCCGATGGTCATGTCGCAAAGCCCCTACCCCCCACGGCCTGTATACCAGCCAGGATGGTATCACAATCCCTCTCCAATGGCATTCTCATTCTCGCCTCATTTCTCGAGCCAGTTTGGGACAAATGGCATGTCTCCATTCCAAGGCTGGCCTCATTTCGGTTCCACTGGGTACTCCCCTCAAGTTGTCCCCCCACACAATGTTCAGCAAAATCCATCCACATTCCACCCTGGCGCTACCAATGACGGAACTCATGCTGAATTCCCAGAGATTAATTTCCGAGATTTGCTTCTGAATAGCCCGTCTGGAATCACGTCAGCGTCCGTACAAGTGCAAGCTCCATCGACTCCGCCCCCAAGTGCCCCGCCTAGTGTGAAGAGTCTAAacagcaacaacaacaacactaCTCAACTTAGAGTACCAACGACTACTGTAGGCAGCTCCAATTATGCGGAGGGCATGCCAACTAACAGTGAGAGGgagggaggcaacaaagatcAAGACGAGGAGTCAATCTCTTCAATGCCTTTCAGTGCACCAGACGATACTGAAGT AGCTCAGTCATCCTCTGAGGTACTGGTGGAGGGTGGAGCTGGCTTCTCGGTGTTTGATGCCCTCAGGGACACCATCTACTCGGAAGTGGCCACCCTCATAGCCAACAACGAGAACAGACCACACTACCTG GTGGAACTGTTTCGAGAGCTTCAATTGGTTAACTCGGACTATCTTCGTCAGCGAGCACTCTACAACATCCAGGACCTGGTTACCCGCTTCCTGACGGGGGAGGatgaagccacacccactcatgGACCC CAGATTGCTGATTCTTTGGAGCCAACGTCCAGTGAGAGTGAGGGCACCACTGAGGAAGAACCACCCCAACCCCAGCCCTCAGAGCTCACCAGCCAGGTGTACGATTACGTTGAGTTAGCCCAGAGTGGCAGCTCCCTCTCCACACCGCCTTGTCCCGACCAACCCTTTGCTGCTGACGATCTCGGGGACACTGTGATACGACGAGACAGGGCTCTGGCTAAACTTGTGAGCGGTGAAGAGGAGGGTAGTCCCGCGTTACAGCCCCCCGTGGTGAGTCCCGGACCCCTGGTAAATGAAGAGGGTGTGCTGGAGACATCCTTTGAGCAAGAACCACCG GGAAATACATTTCTGGACACAAAACTATTGGACGAACAAATCAAAGATGTTATGACT GAGGTGATTCCTATACTCAAGGCCAACATGGCTGCCAGCTGCTGCCCCTCGTTGCTGGATCAGATCAAGAACACTGTGTTGGATCTTGTGctgaaaaaagaaaaagaaaga AACCCTGAATTCTTAGAGACGCTCACGAAGCAGATTGATTCCACAGTCACAGAAACTTTAGAGAAATATCGAGACAAGAA TTTTAAGGACTGTGGTGAAGACATGTTGGTGGACCTCAGTGAAGTGCTGTTCAATGAGCTTTCATTCTTCAACCTCATGCAGGACCTCAGAGA CCATCCCCAGCTGAGCTCAGACTTTAGGTCAGTCACATCGTCCCAAACCACCACTGAGAACGACGACACTGGTGACGAAACTAAAGCTGGGCCGATGGATGCTCTCCTCCTGCAGGCACTCACTCTACAGGCCAGTAGGAGTCTGGTGGATGAGGAAGAGGCTCTTGGAAAG ATGAGGGATGATGAGTTGGCTAAGACGTGGGACCCGAGTCCACAAAG TGATGAAGAAGACATAACAAGAGAAGAGCCTCCTACCGCTTCAAATATTACCCCAGAGGCCATAATCGATTCACCCACGGAGGAACCTTTAAGCAATCCTGAGGCCCCAATCACTCCACCTACAACTACCCCTCAACCTAGTGTGGGAGTTGAGGGAGGGGCTAGTGGAGAGGTTGCCGACAATATTGACCCTATGCCAGGTATAGAGCACAAGGAGACGAGTAGTAGTGCAGGTGACAACACGGAGGCCACTGGTGGAGAGGATTTGCCAACCCCTACCAAACCGACCGAGGGGGAGACTAATGGAGACGATGTCGTTGCTCAGGTGCCAAGTGTGGAGCATGACGAGTCTGGAGATATTGCACCCGTGGGAGGGATTGGAACGGAGGGTGGGGCCATCCAACAACACCACGCCTCCTCTCCACCAAGTCACAGTCTGGTGGCCATCCCTCAG ATCACACTGGATGTTCAGTTGAAGAGTGAGCAGGAGTCCATTGAGGGGCTACCAGCAATCATAGCCAGCATTGAGGGTCAGGGACAAG AGCTTGCTGGGACTGGAGAAGAGTTGCCCTCAAATGAACAGGCTGAACCGTGA
- the LOC135349631 gene encoding pericentriolar material 1 protein-like isoform X1 yields MATPHPSKLRGALNRSLPAKPGALVRAARANGDSNMSEDSYSGRVHISSSVPRTRFTAKTSRSEREGIENLRTKMTFSDHSTESSARSTPRKKQSNLPLEGIVSPRGHTSLPSYVLDAGRDDGASEGELTNSVTVQDILVKLDSVKNYLKEAESLQKQLQDKVSEPGASAQVEKLNKLIRELRQQETSYLAVLLRIIDRGETFSQLNTTQEESGSEISEDEDSLEGDEALSLSLRAELQQQKSEELTTEQEEELRVLRQQQQMLRDLIQQQEKIKELEGKQAELLRRRNMAQKELVDAEAKTQEYRHLTEASAMMSEGKPLANEQPDKPPEDDQQENEEETRSREALLKKIATLKERKEKLEGLMDSFAQVQLEDPEATPEGSSEESDSGDGEGDTSVEQAEEASGTSEFVNPSEGLADAELEAKLRKAADARQKLKELRLTIDSLKEATGMTPDDRGESAVRRSDGGASVDEGDTTLDATLEEREGDLDRSLVVDYQQRLVQKRQEVAQLQKQKDDLLQMQERILTMQEEYLDPDDCAPSQQSAEGEGLPLLLAQELEKQQQLYDEIMAKTEKLKNLRVQYQEEVAKTSEHDTYSLTSSTRLLTEADLTTATWGGSTVQSDESSDNDSDSSGGDPPQQTIGASVSVQTGDVVPDEQLPFSVTRHTPRRNPARRTLSDTGDTPKSADKRRKLETEEHSRGATSKGAGSKYNGPSAVWPGVIFPTQRRPAPTRDSSSQTPNHAPTNHGAANFPPPEPTAGATMMPPGDNMNPQFGFMSNMCSELLRGQNQLIGALCHKMDLDSSINILSNYHRELDGYYRHMCQAHARLEQAAPQSEAEEPIDAQPPPETSSLPPDEPRPSQYGYQQQQPGVTDHLSSGGSSLLRPPPPMPMVMSQSPYPPRPVYQPGWYHNPSPMAFSFSPHFSSQFGTNGMSPFQGWPHFGSTGYSPQVVPPHNVQQNPSTFHPGATNDGTHAEFPEINFRDLLLNSPSGITSASVQVQAPSTPPPSAPPSVKSLNSNNNNTTQLRVPTTTVGSSNYAEGMPTNSEREGGNKDQDEESISSMPFSAPDDTEVAQSSSEVLVEGGAGFSVFDALRDTIYSEVATLIANNENRPHYLVELFRELQLVNSDYLRQRALYNIQDLVTRFLTGEDEATPTHGPQIADSLEPTSSESEGTTEEEPPQPQPSELTSQVYDYVELAQSGSSLSTPPCPDQPFAADDLGDTVIRRDRALAKLVSGEEEGSPALQPPVVSPGPLVNEEGVLETSFEQEPPGNTFLDTKLLDEQIKDVMTEVIPILKANMAASCCPSLLDQIKNTVLDLVLKKEKERNPEFLETLTKQIDSTVTETLEKYRDKNFKDCGEDMLVDLSEVLFNELSFFNLMQDLRDHPQLSSDFRSVTSSQTTTENDDTGDETKAGPMDALLLQALTLQASRSLVDEEEALGKMRDDELAKTWDPSPQSDEEDITREEPPTASNITPEAIIDSPTEEPLSNPEAPITPPTTTPQPSVGVEGGASGEVADNIDPMPGIEHKETSSSAGDNTEATGGEDLPTPTKPTEGETNGDDVVAQVPSVEHDESGDIAPVGGIGTEGGAIQQHHASSPPSHSLVAIPQITLDVQLKSEQESIEGLPAIIASIEGQGQELAGTGEELPSNEQAEP; encoded by the exons ATGGCGACACCGCATCCATCCAAGTTGAGAGGTGCTCTCAATCGTTCCCTCCCTGCTAAACCCGGAGCGTTGGTCAGAGCTGCACGGGCCAATGGTGACAGCAAT ATGAGTGAGGACTCGTATAGTGGGCGTGTCCACATATCCTCCTCTGTCCCCCGGACACGGTTCACAGCCAAGACCTCCCGCAGTGAAAGAGAAGGCATAGAAAACCTGCGGACCAAGATGACATTCAGTGATCATAGC ACTGAAAGCTCTGCACGATCCACCCCACGGAAGAAGCAATCCAATCTGCCACTGGAAGGGATCGTGTCTCCACGAGGCCACACCTCTCTACCTAGTTACGTTCTAGATGCCGGGAGGGACGACGGGGCATCAGAGGGCGAGCTCACCAATTCTGTCACTGTTCAGGACATACTAGTCAAACTGGACTCTGTCAAG AACTATTTAAAGGAAGCGGAGTCCTTGCAGAAGCAGCTGCAAGACAAGGTCTCTGAG CCTGGAGCTTCAGCTCAGGTGGAGAAGTTGAATAAACTGATTCGGGAGCTGAGACAACAGGAGACCTCCTACCTGGCAGTCCTGCTTAGGATCATA GACCGCGGAGAGACTTTCAGCCAGCTGAACACGACACAAGAGGAGAGTGGATCTGAGATCAGTGAGGACGAGGACAGTCTGGAGGGAGACGAGGCCCTCAGCCTCAGCCTCAGGGCAGAGCTACAACAGCAG AAGTCTGAGGAGCTGACCACTGAGCAGGAGGAGGAGTTAAGAGTGCTGAGACAGCAGCAGCAGATGCTCAGAGACCTTATTCAACAGCAGGAGAAG ATCAAAGAGCTTGAAGGGAAACAGGCAGAGCTTCTTCGTCGCAGAAATATGGCTCAGAAGGAGTTAGTTGATGCTGAAGCTAAG ACTCAAGAGTATCGGCATCTAACTGAGGCATCTGCTATGATGAGTGAGGGGAAACCCTTAGCTAACGAACAGCCTGACAAACCACCGGAAGATGATCAACAAGAAAATGAG gaggAGACAAGAAGTCGCGAGGCTCTCCTGAAGAAGATAGCCACTCTCAAAGAGCGTAAAGAGAAGCTAGAGGGACTGATGGATTCGTTTGCTCAAGTGCAACTAGAAGACCCCGAGGCCACACCTGAGGGCAGCAGTGAGGAGAGTGACTCGGGTGATGGGGAGGGGGACACCAGCGTGGAGCAAGCAGAGGAAGCGAGTGGAACTAGTGAGTTTGTAAATCCCAGTGAAGGTCTTGCTGACGCTGAGCTGGAAGCCAAACTAAG GAAAGCTGCTGATGCCAGGCAAAAGCTGAAGGAGTTGAGACTGACAATAGACAGCCTCAAAGAAGCA ACTGGGATGACTCCTGATGATAGGGGTGAGTCTGCTGTTAGGAGGTCTGATGGTGGGGCTAGTGTGGACGAGGGAGACACCACTCTGGACGCTACCCTCGAGGAAAgagaag GAGACCTAGACCGCAGTCTGGTGGTGGACTATCAGCAGAGGCTGGTTCAGAAGAGACAGGAGGTGGCTCAGCTACAAAAGCAGAAAGATGACCTCCTCCAAATGCAAGAGAGGATACTGACCATGCAAGAAGAGTACTTA GATCCAGATGACTGTGCCCCCTCCCAGCAGTCAGCCGAGGGGGAGGGATTGCCTCTCCTCTTAGCCCAGGAGCTGGAGAAGCAGCAGCAACTTTACGATGAGATCATGGCAAAGACAGAGAAACTCAAGAACTTGCGTGTG CAATATCAGGAGGAGGTTGCCAAGACTTCTGAGCATGACACCTACTCCTTGAC GAGCTCCACAAGATTGCTCACTGAAGC TGACCTGACAACAGCAACGTGGGGGGGCTCCACTGTCCAGAGTGATGAGAGCAGCGACAATGACTCGGACAGCTCTGGAGGAGATCCTCCTCAACAAACAATAG GTGCCAGCGTGTCTGTGCAGACAGGAGATGTTGTTCCGGATGAGCAGCTCCCGTTTAGCGTCACACGCCACACCCCTAGACGTAACCCCGCTAGACGCACCCTCTCCGACACGGGGGACACTCCCAAGAGTGCCGACAAGAGGAGGAAGTTGGAGACAGAGGAGCACAGTAGGGGGGCCACCAGCAAGGGTGCcg GGTCAAAGTATAATGGGCCCAGTGCCGTGTGGCCTGGTGTTATCTTCCCCACTCAAAGGAGACCTGCTCCTACTAGAGACAGCTCTTCCCAGACACCCAATCACGCTCCAACTAACCACGGTGCCGCTAACTTCCCGCCCCCTGAACCGACAGCTGGTGCAACAATGATGCCACCTGGAGACAACATGAATCCTCAGTTTGGATTCATGTCTAACATGTGCAGTGAGCTACTGCGAGGACAGAACCAACTCATTGGAGCTCTCTGTCATAAAATGGATCTCGACTCCAGCATAAACATACTCTCTAATTACCACAGGGAACTGGACGGTTACTATAGACACATGTGTCAAGCACACGCTAGG TTGGAGCAAGCAGCCCCTCAGTCCGAAGCAGAGGAGCCTATTGATGCCCAACCTCCGCCTGAGACCTCCTCCCTACCACCTGACGAACCTCGGCCTAGCCAGTATGGCTACCAACAGCAGCAGCCTGGCGTAACAGACCATCTCTCCAGCGGAGGCTCAAGTCTCCTCAGACCACCTCCCCCTATGCCGATGGTCATGTCGCAAAGCCCCTACCCCCCACGGCCTGTATACCAGCCAGGATGGTATCACAATCCCTCTCCAATGGCATTCTCATTCTCGCCTCATTTCTCGAGCCAGTTTGGGACAAATGGCATGTCTCCATTCCAAGGCTGGCCTCATTTCGGTTCCACTGGGTACTCCCCTCAAGTTGTCCCCCCACACAATGTTCAGCAAAATCCATCCACATTCCACCCTGGCGCTACCAATGACGGAACTCATGCTGAATTCCCAGAGATTAATTTCCGAGATTTGCTTCTGAATAGCCCGTCTGGAATCACGTCAGCGTCCGTACAAGTGCAAGCTCCATCGACTCCGCCCCCAAGTGCCCCGCCTAGTGTGAAGAGTCTAAacagcaacaacaacaacactaCTCAACTTAGAGTACCAACGACTACTGTAGGCAGCTCCAATTATGCGGAGGGCATGCCAACTAACAGTGAGAGGgagggaggcaacaaagatcAAGACGAGGAGTCAATCTCTTCAATGCCTTTCAGTGCACCAGACGATACTGAAGT AGCTCAGTCATCCTCTGAGGTACTGGTGGAGGGTGGAGCTGGCTTCTCGGTGTTTGATGCCCTCAGGGACACCATCTACTCGGAAGTGGCCACCCTCATAGCCAACAACGAGAACAGACCACACTACCTG GTGGAACTGTTTCGAGAGCTTCAATTGGTTAACTCGGACTATCTTCGTCAGCGAGCACTCTACAACATCCAGGACCTGGTTACCCGCTTCCTGACGGGGGAGGatgaagccacacccactcatgGACCC CAGATTGCTGATTCTTTGGAGCCAACGTCCAGTGAGAGTGAGGGCACCACTGAGGAAGAACCACCCCAACCCCAGCCCTCAGAGCTCACCAGCCAGGTGTACGATTACGTTGAGTTAGCCCAGAGTGGCAGCTCCCTCTCCACACCGCCTTGTCCCGACCAACCCTTTGCTGCTGACGATCTCGGGGACACTGTGATACGACGAGACAGGGCTCTGGCTAAACTTGTGAGCGGTGAAGAGGAGGGTAGTCCCGCGTTACAGCCCCCCGTGGTGAGTCCCGGACCCCTGGTAAATGAAGAGGGTGTGCTGGAGACATCCTTTGAGCAAGAACCACCG GGAAATACATTTCTGGACACAAAACTATTGGACGAACAAATCAAAGATGTTATGACT GAGGTGATTCCTATACTCAAGGCCAACATGGCTGCCAGCTGCTGCCCCTCGTTGCTGGATCAGATCAAGAACACTGTGTTGGATCTTGTGctgaaaaaagaaaaagaaaga AACCCTGAATTCTTAGAGACGCTCACGAAGCAGATTGATTCCACAGTCACAGAAACTTTAGAGAAATATCGAGACAAGAA TTTTAAGGACTGTGGTGAAGACATGTTGGTGGACCTCAGTGAAGTGCTGTTCAATGAGCTTTCATTCTTCAACCTCATGCAGGACCTCAGAGA CCATCCCCAGCTGAGCTCAGACTTTAGGTCAGTCACATCGTCCCAAACCACCACTGAGAACGACGACACTGGTGACGAAACTAAAGCTGGGCCGATGGATGCTCTCCTCCTGCAGGCACTCACTCTACAGGCCAGTAGGAGTCTGGTGGATGAGGAAGAGGCTCTTGGAAAG ATGAGGGATGATGAGTTGGCTAAGACGTGGGACCCGAGTCCACAAAG TGATGAAGAAGACATAACAAGAGAAGAGCCTCCTACCGCTTCAAATATTACCCCAGAGGCCATAATCGATTCACCCACGGAGGAACCTTTAAGCAATCCTGAGGCCCCAATCACTCCACCTACAACTACCCCTCAACCTAGTGTGGGAGTTGAGGGAGGGGCTAGTGGAGAGGTTGCCGACAATATTGACCCTATGCCAGGTATAGAGCACAAGGAGACGAGTAGTAGTGCAGGTGACAACACGGAGGCCACTGGTGGAGAGGATTTGCCAACCCCTACCAAACCGACCGAGGGGGAGACTAATGGAGACGATGTCGTTGCTCAGGTGCCAAGTGTGGAGCATGACGAGTCTGGAGATATTGCACCCGTGGGAGGGATTGGAACGGAGGGTGGGGCCATCCAACAACACCACGCCTCCTCTCCACCAAGTCACAGTCTGGTGGCCATCCCTCAG ATCACACTGGATGTTCAGTTGAAGAGTGAGCAGGAGTCCATTGAGGGGCTACCAGCAATCATAGCCAGCATTGAGGGTCAGGGACAAG AGCTTGCTGGGACTGGAGAAGAGTTGCCCTCAAATGAACAGGCTGAACCGTGA